The following coding sequences are from one Humulus lupulus chromosome X, drHumLupu1.1, whole genome shotgun sequence window:
- the LOC133805956 gene encoding uncharacterized protein LOC133805956, translating to MLEVRKFFGEHTCSLDVRHKDHHQASPWLIGHVIRRKFEGDNVNYKPRSIVKDMSLSYGVHMSYAKAWRCREHALAYIRGAPESSFQKLPSFLYMMEQKNPGTVTHLQMDNEGRFKYFFMALGVSIMGFKTYIRPVICVDGTFLTTQCGGTLLCAMGQGANKQIYSIAFSVVDSENNDSWLYFLLRLKEAIGEVENLVFVSDRHTSIATKAYRKREFLPHFEKIKFKDLAIAQYLENQVGFENWARSFFPGHRYNLMTTGIAESWNNVIAEARGWPITCLREFMRHTLQKWLFEHRTAASAATGPLATEVEADLRKLADKSTTSFPFPSSLPCEHALAGARDRGISPYSLCSRFYTVEAWLSSYGGSVYTLGNEESWVVPNDIGSMMIAPPLVKQKAGRPKKKRRLSKGEKNSKQHRCSRCGVLGHNQVTCTIVCPPPFRHA from the exons ATGTTGGAGGTTCGTAAATTTTTCGGTGAACACACATGTTCATTGGATGTTCGACATAAAGATCACCATCAGGCATCCCCATGGCTTATTGGACATGTCATAAGGAGAAAATTTGAGGGTGATAATGTTAATTACAAGCCAAGGTCAATTGTAAAAGATATGAGTTTATCATATGGAGTTCATATGAGCTATGCTAAAGCTTGGAGGTGTCGAGAGCATGCATTGGCTTACATAAGAGGTGCACCAGAATCATCATTTCAAAAACTTCCCTCATTTCTATACATGATGGAGCAAAAAAATCCTGGAACTGTTACTCATTTGCAGATGGACAATGAAGGTAGGTTCAAATATTTCTTCATGGCCTTAGGTGTTTCTATAATGGGGTTTAAAACATATATTCGCCCAGTTATATGTGTAGATGGAACCTTCTTGACTACTCAGTGTGGAGGTACTTTGTTATGTGCCATGGGACAAGGTGCTAACAAACAAATATATTCAATTGCATTTTCAGTAGTTGACTCAGAGAATAATGACTCATGGTTGTATTTTCTATTGAGGTTGAAGGAAGCGATTGGTGAAGTGGAGAATCTAGTATTCGTGTCTGATAGACATACTAGTATAGCAA CGAAAGCTTATAGAAAGCGAGAGTTTTTACCCCATTTTGAGAAGATTAAATTCAAAGATCTTGCAATTGCTCAATACTTAGAGAATCAAGTGGGTTTTGAAAATTGGGCTCGTTCTTTCTTTCCTGGTCATCGATATAATTTAATGACTACAGGTATTGCCGAAAGCTGGAACAATGTCATTGCTGAGGCAcgtgggtggccaattacttgtcTTAGGGAATTTATGAGGCACACTTTACAAAAATGGTTATTCGAGCATCGAACTGCAGCATCAGCGGCTACAGGTCCTCTTGCCACAGAAGTGGAAGCTGATTTGCGAAAGTTAGCAGACAAGTCCACTACCTCGTTCCCTTTTCCGTCTA GTCTTCCTTGTGAACACGCTCTAGCTGGTGCTCGAGATCGTGGCATTAGTCCATATAGTTTATGCTCCAGATTCTACACAGTTGAAGCGTGGTTGTCATCCTATGGTGGATCTGTATATACGCTGGGTAATGAAGAATCTTGGGTGGTACCAAATGACATAGGAAGTATGATGATAGCTCCTCCTTTAGTGAAGCAAAAGGCtggtcgtccaaagaagaaacGACGTTTATCAAAGGGTGAGAAGAATAGCAAACAACATAGATGTAGTAGATGTGGTGTCCTGGGCCACAATCAAGTGACGTGCACCATTGTTTGTCCCCCGCCGTTTAGACATGCTTAG
- the LOC133804741 gene encoding chromatin-remodeling ATPase INO80-like, with product MKVPKTITYNSLVDQLYTLIGADKSRIDLDLNVIYHFGSKGIPSSLISNDDDVAFFLDEIGTSINHRTPLCVSTIEKRRNDHLVTKTRELYTIPQVETKVNDDFCIDGNEDSCDDDNNDADGNEDNCDDDDNNDALSSDDNENIDRPTYNDILVKHNLQQSTSNEVLKSHDSSNNRGRKVRQVGEDNLWSTPLLLNQGEKGSTSASTAQLLTSSSSINSWEIKEGQIFENKQELKMKLHLYALKKNFEFKVKKSAKNI from the coding sequence ATGAAGGTGCCAAAGACTATCACTTACAATAGTCTTGTTGATCAATTGTATACTTTAATCGGAGCTGACAAGTCTCGTATTGATCTTGACTTAAATGTAATCTATCATTTTGGAAGTAAAGGTATCCCTTCATCTTTGATTAGTAATGATGATGATGTTGCTTTTTTTCTTGATGAGATAGGAACATCTATCAATCATCGGACACCCCTATGTGTGTCTACTATAGAGAAGAGAAGAAATGATCATTTGGTTACTAAAACACGTGAGTTGTATACTATTCCTCAAGTTGAAACCAAAGTGAATGATGATTTTTGCATTGATGGCAATGAAGACAGttgtgatgatgataataatgatgcagATGGTAATGAAGACAAttgtgatgatgatgataataatgatgcattaagctcagatgataatgaaaatattGATAGGCCTACCTACAATGATATACTTGTGAAGCATAATTTACAACAGTCAACCTCCAATGAAGTATTGAAGAGCCATGATTCCTCAAATAATAGAGGTCGTAAAGTAAGACAGGTTGGTGAAGATAATCTATGGAGTACTCCACTTTTGTTGAATCAAGGGGAAAAAGGCTCTACTTCAGCCTCAACAGCTCAATTACTGACATCTTCTTCGAGTATCAATTCGTGGGAAATAAAAGAGGGTCAAATATTTGAGAACAAGCAAGAGTTGAAGATGAAACTCCATCTTTATGCATTAAAGAAAAACTTTGAGTTTAAAGTAAAGAAGTCTGCGAAAAATATATAG